The Halosimplex litoreum genome has a window encoding:
- a CDS encoding glycosyltransferase family 39 protein, translating into MSVTDTVASTLPDGVTERVDDLESAALLGVVLVVALVVRLRALTAESLWMDEVYSITYATERSTLAILTELPLEDPHPPLYYLLLRGWTAVFGASTVATRALSVVFGVAAVGLLFALGRRLYDRETATVAAAMLALSGMHLYFSQDTRMYSLYTALAVASLYWYVRLVFDGDRSRRTAAGYVATTVLLGYTHVFGLFLVLAQNCYLAIHALRVERSQAVELLRNWVGTQAVTALLLGPFLAVLGMRLLGYPPFDTASPTWIPVPEPGLLVDTVARYFEYGWLWDSWAIGFIAASLALAGWALVSDTDPDEFPTGRLDRLLPSRRTTFLLVVLVVPVVVPFAVSLTVEPIYRAKYTAAASIGLFLLVARGIAELRWTNLGVGRFAVAGLLLLAMAGSVVALQGSPQNPQWEDAVEGVERHGDDPHIVVVGGNVPERFYPAVHVAGEESATAVQTSELDTIGDVVAERHARGDQVWLLISRWRTNRSQRRVIGDQLGDREFRTDGRLEYFAVWTLRIGNATDSETTAGSRQPATVRTDGAVRNG; encoded by the coding sequence ATGAGTGTGACAGATACGGTGGCGTCGACACTCCCCGACGGCGTGACGGAGCGAGTGGACGACCTGGAGTCGGCCGCGCTGCTGGGTGTGGTCCTCGTGGTCGCGCTGGTGGTCCGTCTCCGCGCGCTGACGGCCGAGAGCCTCTGGATGGACGAAGTGTACTCGATCACGTACGCGACCGAGCGCTCGACGCTGGCGATACTGACGGAACTGCCCCTCGAGGACCCGCATCCGCCGCTGTACTACCTGCTGCTTCGCGGGTGGACCGCGGTCTTCGGCGCGAGCACGGTCGCGACCCGAGCGCTGTCGGTCGTCTTCGGCGTCGCGGCCGTCGGGTTGCTGTTCGCGCTCGGACGGCGCCTCTACGACCGCGAGACCGCGACCGTCGCGGCGGCGATGCTCGCGCTGTCGGGAATGCACCTCTACTTCTCCCAGGACACGCGGATGTACTCGCTGTACACCGCGCTGGCGGTCGCCTCGCTGTACTGGTACGTCCGCCTCGTGTTCGACGGCGACCGCTCGCGACGAACCGCCGCCGGCTACGTCGCGACGACGGTGTTGCTCGGCTACACGCACGTCTTCGGCCTGTTCCTGGTTCTCGCCCAGAACTGCTATCTGGCGATACACGCCCTCCGAGTCGAGCGGTCGCAGGCGGTCGAACTCCTCCGGAACTGGGTCGGGACCCAGGCCGTGACGGCGCTGCTGCTCGGCCCGTTTCTGGCCGTGCTCGGGATGCGGCTGCTGGGCTATCCGCCGTTCGACACCGCCTCGCCCACCTGGATCCCCGTTCCCGAGCCGGGGCTGCTCGTCGACACCGTCGCCCGCTACTTCGAGTACGGCTGGCTGTGGGACTCGTGGGCGATAGGGTTCATCGCCGCCTCGCTCGCGCTCGCCGGCTGGGCACTGGTCAGCGATACCGACCCCGACGAGTTCCCGACCGGACGACTCGACCGACTGCTCCCGTCGCGGCGGACGACGTTCCTGCTGGTCGTCCTCGTCGTCCCGGTCGTGGTCCCGTTCGCCGTCTCGCTGACGGTCGAACCGATCTACCGGGCGAAGTACACCGCCGCGGCGTCGATCGGACTGTTCCTCCTCGTCGCCCGCGGGATCGCCGAACTCCGCTGGACGAACCTCGGCGTCGGCCGTTTCGCCGTCGCGGGGCTGCTCCTGCTGGCGATGGCCGGCTCCGTCGTCGCGCTCCAGGGCTCGCCACAGAACCCCCAGTGGGAGGACGCGGTCGAGGGCGTCGAGCGACACGGCGACGACCCGCACATCGTCGTCGTCGGCGGGAACGTGCCCGAGCGGTTCTACCCCGCCGTCCACGTCGCCGGCGAGGAGTCGGCTACCGCCGTCCAGACGAGTGAGCTCGACACCATCGGGGACGTCGTCGCGGAACGGCACGCACGGGGCGACCAGGTCTGGCTGCTGATCTCGCGGTGGCGGACGAACCGCTCTCAGCGCCGCGTCATCGGCGACCAGCTCGGTGACCGGGAGTTCCGAACCGACGGGCGACTCGAATACTTCGCTGTCTGGACGCTCCGGATCGGCAACGCCACAGACAGCGAGACGACTGCCGGGAGCCGGCAACCGGCTACCGTCCGGACGGACGGCGCCGTCCGAAACGGGTGA
- a CDS encoding NusA-like transcription termination signal-binding factor, which translates to MTVTLSDEAMRLITLFEDETGATARDCVVDEEYDRLVFLVAAGEMGEAIGPGGQHVQSLEGQLDREIKLVEDAPTAEDFVASALSPAAVYNVTISENDSTVAYAEVADEDRGAAIGKGGRNIDAARELAARHFDVDEIELT; encoded by the coding sequence ATGACCGTCACTCTCTCGGACGAGGCGATGCGGCTGATCACGCTGTTCGAGGACGAGACCGGTGCGACGGCCCGGGACTGCGTCGTCGACGAGGAGTACGACCGGCTGGTCTTCCTCGTCGCCGCCGGCGAGATGGGCGAGGCCATCGGCCCGGGCGGCCAGCACGTCCAGTCGCTCGAAGGGCAGCTCGACCGGGAGATCAAGCTCGTCGAGGACGCGCCGACGGCGGAGGACTTCGTCGCCAGCGCCCTGTCGCCAGCGGCGGTGTACAACGTCACCATCAGCGAGAACGACTCCACCGTCGCCTACGCCGAGGTGGCCGACGAGGACCGCGGCGCCGCTATCGGCAAAGGCGGCCGCAACATCGACGCCGCCCGTGAACTCGCCGCCCGCCACTTCGACGTCGACGAGATCGAACTGACGTAG
- a CDS encoding 30S ribosomal protein S12, with translation MANGKYAARKLKKDRQQHRWSDSDYARRERGLGQKSDPLEGAPQGRGIVLEKVGIEAKQPNSAIRKCVRVQLIKNGKQVTAFCPGDGAISFIDEHDEVTIAGIGGAKGRAMGDLSGVNYKVEKVNGVSMIELVRGNAEKPVR, from the coding sequence ATGGCGAACGGCAAATACGCCGCCCGCAAACTGAAGAAGGACCGCCAACAGCATCGGTGGTCCGACTCCGACTACGCGCGTCGCGAGCGGGGTCTCGGACAGAAGTCCGACCCGCTCGAGGGCGCGCCGCAGGGACGTGGCATCGTCCTGGAGAAGGTCGGTATCGAAGCGAAACAGCCCAACTCCGCGATCCGCAAATGCGTGCGGGTCCAGCTCATCAAGAACGGGAAGCAGGTCACCGCGTTCTGTCCCGGTGACGGCGCCATCTCCTTTATCGACGAGCACGACGAGGTCACCATCGCCGGTATCGGCGGCGCGAAGGGCCGCGCGATGGGCGACCTCTCGGGTGTCAACTACAAGGTCGAGAAGGTCAACGGCGTCTCGATGATCGAACTCGTTCGCGGCAACGCGGAGAAACCGGTCCGATAA
- a CDS encoding aldo/keto reductase: MEHVTVQGADIPAVGLGTWQLTGEECYETVSAALELGYRHIDTAQLYENEQEVGRALADSDVDRDDVWITTKVTPGNARRDDVVESTEESFDRLGVGYVDLLLLHWPNPLVSFRDTARGMAELRDDGLISHAGVSNFRRWRLRRAREKSTIPILADQVRFHPFYTHGALREYCQKVDTMLTAYSPLAHGGLLDDPVLAEIGERYDKTPVQVALRWVTGFENVATIPKTTSRDHLAQNIEIFDFELTDDERDRISRPSYLKSTGLFLRNEMGI; this comes from the coding sequence ATGGAACACGTCACCGTCCAGGGTGCCGATATCCCCGCCGTCGGCCTCGGGACGTGGCAGCTCACCGGCGAGGAGTGCTACGAGACGGTCTCGGCCGCCCTCGAACTCGGCTACCGCCACATCGACACCGCCCAGCTCTACGAGAACGAACAGGAGGTCGGCCGCGCCCTCGCCGACTCCGACGTGGACCGCGACGACGTGTGGATCACCACCAAGGTCACGCCGGGCAACGCCCGCCGCGACGACGTCGTCGAGAGTACCGAGGAGAGCTTCGACCGCCTCGGCGTCGGCTACGTCGATCTGCTCCTGCTCCACTGGCCCAATCCCCTGGTCTCCTTCCGCGACACCGCCCGCGGCATGGCGGAGTTGCGCGACGACGGCCTGATCAGCCACGCCGGCGTCAGCAACTTCCGCCGCTGGCGACTCCGCCGCGCCCGCGAGAAATCGACCATCCCCATCCTCGCCGACCAAGTGCGCTTTCACCCCTTCTACACCCACGGGGCGCTGCGGGAGTACTGCCAGAAGGTCGATACCATGTTGACCGCCTACAGCCCGCTCGCCCACGGCGGCCTCCTCGACGACCCCGTCCTCGCCGAGATCGGCGAGCGCTACGACAAGACCCCGGTTCAGGTCGCGCTCCGCTGGGTCACCGGCTTCGAGAACGTCGCCACCATCCCCAAGACCACCTCTCGCGACCATCTCGCCCAGAACATCGAGATCTTCGACTTCGAACTCACCGACGACGAACGCGACCGGATCAGCCGTCCCTCCTATCTGAAATCCACCGGTCTGTTCCTCCGCAACGAGATGGGGATCTGA
- a CDS encoding DICT sensory domain-containing protein, translating into MSRPLDAVIDDLAGERRELVAVNATEGAPLDDVVAYFDRFNFSDVSHVDDSALPTGALLATDGDRCLGAVDIADLHTYLFDPGVGTGPPADADGGPHATDPSDEGPETGPLTETEVTGIRQFLARLDNRVYTVTGETVTPMVGVSRHIEQRALAASEGAVHAGFQQLSRLRDKRHTLDTYLTLAERGVDANLYGVPDWRPPAADGLTVHADDDGDVIGEYWLVAVDTDRGGGALVAREDAPGTYSGFWTFRPSLVADVVDAIETDVQPRLRRIGE; encoded by the coding sequence ATGTCTCGCCCGCTCGACGCGGTCATCGACGACCTCGCCGGCGAACGCCGCGAGCTCGTCGCGGTCAACGCCACCGAGGGCGCACCACTCGACGACGTGGTGGCGTATTTCGATCGGTTCAACTTCTCCGACGTGAGCCACGTCGACGACTCGGCGCTTCCCACCGGGGCGCTGTTGGCCACCGACGGCGACCGCTGTCTGGGTGCAGTCGACATCGCCGACCTCCACACGTATCTCTTCGATCCCGGCGTCGGAACCGGCCCGCCCGCCGACGCCGATGGCGGACCGCACGCGACCGACCCGTCGGACGAGGGGCCCGAGACGGGACCGCTGACAGAGACGGAAGTCACCGGTATCAGGCAGTTCCTCGCCAGACTGGACAACCGAGTGTACACGGTCACCGGCGAGACGGTGACGCCGATGGTCGGCGTCTCCCGTCACATCGAACAGCGGGCACTCGCCGCCAGCGAGGGCGCTGTCCACGCCGGGTTCCAACAGCTCTCCCGGTTGCGTGACAAGCGCCACACGCTGGACACGTACCTCACGCTCGCCGAACGGGGTGTCGACGCAAACCTCTACGGCGTGCCCGACTGGCGGCCACCGGCTGCCGACGGATTGACCGTCCACGCCGACGACGACGGCGACGTGATCGGTGAGTACTGGCTCGTCGCCGTCGACACCGACCGAGGCGGCGGCGCGCTCGTCGCACGCGAGGACGCCCCCGGCACCTACAGCGGCTTCTGGACGTTCCGCCCGTCGCTGGTCGCCGACGTGGTCGACGCGATAGAGACCGACGTGCAGCCGCGACTGCGACGGATCGGTGAGTAG
- a CDS encoding 30S ribosomal protein S7, protein MSADDEAPEPDAPAGTDDEDAPAKLFGEWEVTDIDYADPSTERYITVTPIAHTMGRHAGKQFQKSEISIVERLINRLMQTEENTGDKQKVMRITRDAFDIVHERTDENPVQVLVSAVENSAPREETVRLKYGGISVPKAVDVAPQRRVDQALKFIAEGVYNDSFKTPTDAEEALANQLASAANDDVSAYAVNQKEEKERVAAAAR, encoded by the coding sequence ATGAGTGCTGACGACGAAGCGCCCGAACCGGACGCCCCGGCCGGGACAGACGACGAGGACGCGCCCGCCAAGCTCTTCGGCGAGTGGGAGGTCACCGACATCGACTACGCCGACCCCTCGACCGAGCGGTACATCACCGTCACGCCCATCGCCCACACGATGGGTCGCCACGCCGGCAAGCAGTTCCAGAAGTCGGAGATCAGCATCGTCGAGCGGCTGATCAACCGTCTCATGCAGACCGAAGAGAACACCGGCGACAAGCAGAAGGTCATGCGCATCACGCGCGACGCCTTCGACATCGTCCACGAGCGCACCGACGAGAACCCCGTGCAGGTCCTCGTCTCCGCCGTGGAGAACAGCGCGCCCCGCGAGGAGACCGTTCGCCTGAAGTATGGTGGCATCTCCGTCCCGAAGGCCGTCGACGTCGCGCCCCAGCGCCGCGTCGACCAGGCCCTGAAGTTCATCGCCGAGGGCGTCTACAACGACTCGTTCAAGACGCCGACCGACGCCGAGGAGGCGCTGGCCAACCAGCTCGCCTCCGCCGCCAACGACGACGTCTCCGCCTACGCCGTCAACCAGAAAGAGGAGAAGGAACGCGTCGCCGCCGCCGCCCGGTAA